A genomic region of Miscanthus floridulus cultivar M001 chromosome 3, ASM1932011v1, whole genome shotgun sequence contains the following coding sequences:
- the LOC136543581 gene encoding uncharacterized protein encodes MVRGTRKIATLYEKIGASRSASGRGRGRGGGKGKGKGKGARPPSTIAPSSSFEEVPSAHASGDEEEVPSVHASGDEEEVQEEQEQVEEEAVGSQAYTWDHNVTALDAADRDGRVFPNKVERVKGELWDFYRCQKGYEAKVASISEEAAKKLVKDMHYEARVQAIIDYYAQHRGMKVKKEEARTMNLTQEQFLKARVEAETKQREEMEARMEEMIQQRIEAERQRMEEENRLRMDQMFQYMQNFASN; translated from the exons atggtgcgCGGTACGAGGAAGATCGCGACGCTTTACGAAAAGATCGGAGCTTCAAGGTCAGCTTCAGGGAGGGGTCGAGGCAGGGGTGGAGGGAAGGGTAAAGGGAAGGGTAAAGGGGCGAGGCCCCCATCAACTATAGCTCCCTCGTCGTCGTTTGAGGAGGTACCTTCCGCGCACGCCTCTGGTGACgaggaggaggtaccttccgTGCATGCCTctggtgatgaggaggaggtacaggaggagcaggagcaggtagAGGAGGAGGCAGTTGGTTCCCAG GCCTACACGTGGGACCACAACGTCACCGCCCTTGACGCCGCTGATCGTGATGGCAGGGTATTCCCCAACAAGGTGGAGCGGGTGAAGGGCGAGCTATGG gacttctatAGATGCCAGAAGGGGTACGAGGCCAAGGTGGCCTCCATCTCTGAAGAAGCCGCCaagaagctcgtgaaggacatgcactacgaggcgcgcgtccaggccatcatcgactactatgctcaacacagagggatgaaggttaaaaaagaagaggcCAGAACAATGAACCTGACCCAGGAACAATTCTTGaaa gcccgggtggaagcagaaacgaagcaacgggaggagatggaggcgaggatggaggaGATGATTCAGCAGAGGATagaggccgagcggcagaggatggaggaagaaaatcggttgaggatggaccaaatgttccaatacatgcagaattttgcatcga attga